The genomic interval gtttgttgttaatgAGGTGAgtttgttgtttacattttggacaCACTTTGTACATAATCACATGCATTTACAGCATAGCTGAAGATCTGCTTTGTTTCCAGGTGTGTGAAATCAAAAACTGCAACAAATGCCTCTTTTTTGAGGCCAAGAAGAAGCAGGACCTCTATATGTGGTGAGTACTTGATCTTTGTTACATTCTCTAAACATTACGCTGGCTTTTGTTGAACAAATTCAAAGTAAATTCAATAATGTTCTTGCATTACAGGATCTCAAACAGCCCTCATGGACCTTCTGCCAAGTTTCTGGTTCAGAACAGTGAGTTACTTCTGTCCTATAGTCCTGAAGTGCACTACACAAGAACTCATGTGCCATGGGAAAAACTGATTTATATTATTGTCTCCTCCACAGTTCATACACTGGCTGAACTCAAGATGACAGGAAATTGCCTCAAAGGATCGCGGCCGCTGCTCTCGTTTGATCCCGTGAGTTGCACCGGCACATGTTGTCAGTAATTCTgtcaattatatatatatatatatctcactGATGGGGAGTTGTGTGCCACAAAGACCTGTAATTCCATCCAAACATGACACCAGATGATTTCAATGATTAGCACAAATAGGACTTCAACTTGTCATTATTTACTGATTTGGAGTCATCGCTTGATCTAAAAAATGTCCATCCCATCACAAATGCCCAATGCCAGGGTGATGTCATTctaaaacctaaagatattaaatttaaaaGGGTATGATATGTGATATAAAACTAAAGTGTGATAGTCGTGTTATAAAGGCTGGTAGTAGCAAATGTTGGGCATTTTTGCAGAATAAATGActtattattaattgattatgtAATGAGAAGgttgttaatacattttctgttgattgccTAATCAAGTAAGCAGTAATTGCATTCAGTACATATACAACGTGAGAAGACCAAACGCATTCATTTCCCATTGTTGGTTGGAGTAATGAGCGGCCTTGTATTCTCCAGTTTGCCCAGaatatgcatttatgtatgttgACGGCTGATGGATCAGTGAAGGTGAGAACTCGTCAGAACCTGAACAAGGgctgaaccttttttttctgtcctctacTATTTGTTATCTCCTACAGAAATTCGACAAGGAGCCCCACTATGCTTTACTGAAGGAGCTCTTCACCCAGGTGTGTGTATACCAGATGCATTTATCCAGGCTACACATTTGGTAACATCCTGGCAAAGTAGACCTTCTGTTAAACTGTAGCCAGAAATTGACAATGTGTAAATCTGAGACGGAGCTGATCAGTGTTGCTAAGCATTCGACAATTTAACATTGTGTTATTTAAACTGAGCTTGACGCCGTTGGATTAAACTGCTAAAACTCCAAGTTTATTTGATGTAATATGATTTGGACTGTGTCAACAGTGCTCATTGTTTAGATCCAGCAGTCAGTGTATCTGTAAGCAAGCTTTACTTGGTTTGAAAGCTGAGTATGTTATGTACATATCTACATTGTTAAATGTAAAGGAAGTACTCATTACCTTTTCCTGTTCCAGACATTTTCCACTCCACGCTACCACCCTAAGAGTCAGCCTTTTGTGGACCACGTCATCACATTCACCATCGCAGACAACAGGATATGGTTTAGAAACTACCAGGTAATGTTGCAATCTTCTAGGCCTACATTAGTGTTTTTAGTAAATATTTGattgttcttcttctgttgtgaGTTCAGTGTTCAGAGATTCTGTTTGTAGTGTTTATTTTCAACACTTTCTCTGTGCCACATTCAGATCATCGAGGAGGATGCCTCTCTAGTGGAGATCGGGCCTCGCTTTGTTCTCAACCTCATCAAGATCTTTCAGGGGAGCTTTGGAGGGTCAACACTCTATGAAAACCCAACCTTCCAGTCTCCCAACATGGTAAGATCCAGTGCACGCTAGATTACAGTAGACTGTAAGCATGTGATGGTACTGAATTACATTTAATGTGCCTGATACATAACCATGCTACATCATCAGTAACTTTTTACTTCACACACCTACAGCACCGGCGAGAGATCCGACtggcggcagcagccagagTGCGTGAGAAGCAGATGGTGAAGGAgatgcagaaaatgaagaggGCTGAAGCGAAGGAGGACTTGGCCAGAGACGTTACAGCTGACGTCTTCTTAACACCAGCTGAGGAGAAGCCTGTCCACATCCAGACAGAAGCACCAGCACCAAAAGTGGtgaagaagaacaaacacaaagctttcAAAAGACAAAGGATGGCACGCAGGTAACTGGATGGACTGGATTAAGCTGAGCGAATGGCCTACTGCTGCTGTGATTCAATGTTGTCTTAAGAAAATGTGATAATGCAGTGCAGTCAGGCCTTAAGTCCAATATT from Enoplosus armatus isolate fEnoArm2 chromosome 18, fEnoArm2.hap1, whole genome shotgun sequence carries:
- the bxdc2 gene encoding ribosome biogenesis protein BRX1 homolog is translated as MSALKRKRGGQAAVGKNAKKVKFVADAVEAEQEKKNEVTIPAPVSLGKWTNKERVLIFSSRGINFRTRHLMQDLRTLMPHSKADTKMDRKDKLFVVNEVCEIKNCNKCLFFEAKKKQDLYMWISNSPHGPSAKFLVQNIHTLAELKMTGNCLKGSRPLLSFDPKFDKEPHYALLKELFTQTFSTPRYHPKSQPFVDHVITFTIADNRIWFRNYQIIEEDASLVEIGPRFVLNLIKIFQGSFGGSTLYENPTFQSPNMHRREIRLAAAARVREKQMVKEMQKMKRAEAKEDLARDVTADVFLTPAEEKPVHIQTEAPAPKVVKKNKHKAFKRQRMARR